The following coding sequences lie in one Silvanigrella aquatica genomic window:
- a CDS encoding ATP-grasp domain-containing protein — MKHILVLTLHKIHEFQFEDWLKNFDNEIMLSLILDYESTTEDEIIELKNKSIFKFIKSYENYLNNGNVYLDVIKLHQEYPISDIISFGEDDVIRSARLRDKLGIKYGQSIENAMNFRDKILMKENLLRHNIAVHQGIPLENPLSLINFVENFQLPIFIKPRTSSGSVFGKKISDKNELIGFLEIGFTPRIPYSEYVSDLCVEIFQAGDLYHVDGICIDGEIPFICPSKYLFKGLQLNNFSQNNYSGSYMLSDDNPIFNKLVSYVEKVCKAFSLPNGYTFHAEVFVDEFQNLSLCEIACRTGGGRINETIEFAAGINLNKLQFLLQSRILSSKNALHLLAQDNLKSLCGFFLIPPQEGVCKAIPNFSEIKSIKKSKLNISLGEQGWRRSFSGDSFGYVIVEGNHEKDLMGKIEQAINFVIDNLKFEIN; from the coding sequence ATGAAACATATTCTTGTTCTGACCTTACATAAAATTCATGAATTTCAATTTGAAGATTGGTTAAAAAATTTTGATAATGAAATTATGTTGAGTTTAATACTAGATTATGAAAGTACGACTGAAGATGAAATTATAGAATTAAAAAATAAAAGCATATTCAAATTTATCAAGTCCTATGAAAATTACTTAAATAATGGAAATGTTTATTTAGATGTAATTAAACTGCATCAAGAGTATCCGATTTCTGACATCATTTCTTTTGGGGAAGATGATGTTATTCGTTCAGCACGATTGAGAGATAAGTTGGGAATAAAATATGGTCAGTCTATTGAAAATGCGATGAATTTTCGTGATAAAATTTTAATGAAAGAAAATTTATTAAGGCATAATATTGCTGTTCATCAAGGTATACCACTTGAAAATCCTCTTTCGCTTATTAATTTTGTGGAGAATTTTCAATTACCTATTTTTATTAAACCCAGGACAAGTTCGGGCTCTGTATTTGGTAAAAAAATATCAGATAAAAATGAACTTATTGGATTCTTAGAAATAGGCTTTACGCCTCGTATACCTTACTCAGAATATGTTTCTGATTTGTGTGTTGAAATCTTTCAAGCGGGCGATTTGTATCATGTGGATGGTATTTGTATTGATGGCGAAATTCCATTTATTTGCCCTAGTAAATATTTATTTAAAGGTCTGCAATTAAATAATTTCTCGCAAAATAACTATTCGGGAAGTTATATGCTAAGTGATGATAACCCTATTTTTAATAAATTAGTTTCGTATGTGGAAAAGGTCTGCAAAGCTTTTTCTTTGCCGAATGGTTACACTTTTCATGCCGAAGTTTTTGTCGATGAATTTCAAAATCTTTCTTTATGTGAAATTGCTTGCCGCACCGGAGGAGGAAGAATAAATGAAACAATTGAATTCGCAGCAGGAATTAATCTTAATAAATTACAATTTTTATTGCAAAGCAGAATTCTGTCTAGCAAAAATGCTCTTCATTTATTAGCGCAGGACAATTTGAAATCATTGTGTGGATTCTTTTTAATTCCTCCTCAAGAGGGAGTTTGTAAAGCAATTCCAAATTTTTCTGAAATAAAAAGTATAAAAAAATCAAAATTAAATATTTCGCTCGGAGAGCAAGGCTGGAGGCGTTCCTTTAGTGGCGACTCTTTTGGTTATGTGATTGTCGAAGGGAATCATGAAAAAGATTTAATGGGAAAAATAGAGCAGGCTATAAATTTTGTTATAGATAATTTAAAATTTGAAATAAATTAA
- the rpsP gene encoding 30S ribosomal protein S16, with amino-acid sequence MALKFRLQRHGCKGRPFYHVVVTDSRNARNGRFIERVGHYNPMTDLSIVELKTDRMAHWYGVGCRPTDTVANLLKIKKIDLAEIAKA; translated from the coding sequence ATGGCTCTCAAATTTAGACTTCAACGCCACGGCTGCAAAGGTCGCCCTTTTTATCATGTTGTCGTTACAGACTCTCGTAATGCGCGCAACGGCCGCTTTATTGAGCGCGTAGGTCACTACAATCCCATGACTGATCTTTCCATTGTCGAACTTAAAACAGACAGAATGGCTCACTGGTATGGCGTTGGCTGCCGTCCTACGGACACTGTTGCAAATTTACTCAAAATCAAAAAAATTGATCTTGCTGAAATTGCAAAAGCTTAA
- a CDS encoding universal stress protein, whose amino-acid sequence MQMIKKILCVTDLSLISRNAEIAALRLTDLFKAEMTVLSCGEYYAHVPNNYFDENIIQPQPDFPHTEEYLKFVEQKKLETIDHFNNISKIFNLKLPENIIYEIKLENEVTAAIDVIEEKNYSYDLIVVVKQNNNFWEKLLFGSPAIEICEESHISTLLMPESEEWASWMPKGIIVGSSLTEESKLAEIFASEFALKTNCEISILHIIDTVNLHFDMNVSHIFPIDYVPSQVQTQTIDEIKVQRINELNKIKDKLKEDFNLKNIHNHMDLGRVGDEILKYIKKYQQNNLLVIGASGGSALKRFFLGSKTIAIEEACSIPLLIAQKISS is encoded by the coding sequence ATGCAAATGATAAAGAAAATCCTGTGTGTAACAGATCTTTCTCTAATTTCTCGAAATGCGGAAATAGCAGCATTGCGTTTGACTGATCTTTTTAAAGCCGAAATGACCGTCTTAAGTTGCGGTGAATATTATGCACATGTCCCTAATAATTATTTTGATGAAAATATCATTCAGCCGCAACCCGATTTTCCACATACAGAAGAGTATTTAAAATTTGTAGAACAAAAAAAATTAGAAACAATAGATCATTTTAATAATATTTCAAAAATATTTAATTTAAAATTACCTGAAAATATTATTTATGAAATTAAGTTAGAAAATGAAGTGACTGCCGCCATTGATGTTATTGAAGAAAAAAATTATTCCTATGATTTAATAGTAGTTGTAAAACAAAATAATAATTTTTGGGAAAAATTATTATTTGGATCTCCTGCTATAGAAATTTGTGAAGAAAGTCATATTTCGACACTCTTAATGCCGGAGTCAGAAGAATGGGCTAGTTGGATGCCAAAGGGAATTATTGTAGGCTCTTCTTTGACAGAAGAAAGTAAACTAGCAGAAATTTTTGCCTCAGAATTTGCTTTAAAAACAAATTGTGAAATTTCAATATTACATATTATTGATACCGTGAATTTACATTTTGATATGAATGTCTCTCATATTTTTCCTATTGATTATGTTCCTTCTCAGGTTCAGACACAAACTATCGATGAAATTAAAGTGCAAAGAATAAATGAATTAAATAAAATTAAAGATAAATTAAAAGAAGATTTTAATTTAAAAAATATCCATAATCATATGGATTTAGGGCGTGTTGGTGATGAAATTTTAAAATATATAAAAAAATATCAACAAAATAATTTGCTTGTCATTGGTGCATCTGGTGGAAGTGCATTAAAAAGATTTTTTCTTGGTAGTAAAACTATTGCCATAGAAGAAGCTTGTTCTATCCCACTTTTAATTGCACAAAAAATTTCCAGCTAA
- a CDS encoding rhomboid family intramembrane serine protease has protein sequence MLGLWFVGRIFEFIAGHKNIFLLYLIAGISGCICSFALLPYLSVGASASLFGILFCLYIIQKYEEKLSKKFKFKRTNVQLGQIIIINIVINITFGLFTSIFDWAAHLGGSIAGILYGFALTTRHNWNLKIILSQDQKLAVKKNFFENFQVYFFGILIINILFLMSYFKVQKYQKLFGLAIERAALNKTTFLSNHDLSQYEDILVKQNNETNPENILNGALFLHSNGYFLSAEKIYETLILMFNQDFASEKFNSETQKEFILNSLNLAKMKAPLSPNTILTIQSPRDITSLEEICSKPAKLFMTLGYFQFSGKLFACSYSLNLRNDEYAIASMESFHLADDNNGMKQVLSMIINEEKNKTKNHKK, from the coding sequence ATGCTAGGTTTATGGTTCGTAGGCAGAATTTTTGAATTTATTGCGGGTCATAAAAACATCTTTCTTCTTTACCTTATCGCAGGAATTTCAGGATGCATTTGCAGCTTCGCTCTACTTCCTTATTTATCCGTTGGAGCATCAGCGAGTCTTTTTGGAATTTTATTTTGCCTTTATATTATTCAGAAATATGAAGAAAAATTAAGCAAAAAATTTAAATTTAAACGCACAAATGTACAATTAGGTCAAATCATAATTATAAATATTGTCATTAATATCACATTTGGACTTTTTACGTCAATTTTTGATTGGGCTGCTCACTTGGGAGGATCCATTGCAGGAATTCTTTATGGCTTTGCTTTAACAACGAGACATAATTGGAACTTAAAAATCATATTATCGCAAGATCAGAAATTAGCAGTTAAGAAAAATTTCTTTGAAAACTTTCAGGTTTATTTTTTTGGAATTTTAATAATTAATATTTTATTTTTGATGTCCTATTTTAAAGTACAAAAATACCAAAAGTTATTTGGGCTTGCCATCGAAAGAGCCGCTCTTAATAAAACAACCTTCTTGTCAAATCATGATCTGTCACAATATGAAGATATTTTAGTCAAACAAAATAATGAGACAAATCCTGAGAACATACTAAATGGAGCCCTATTTCTTCACAGCAACGGATACTTTCTTTCTGCTGAAAAAATTTATGAAACTTTAATTTTAATGTTTAATCAGGATTTTGCTTCTGAAAAATTTAATTCTGAAACTCAGAAAGAATTTATTCTGAATTCTTTAAATCTTGCAAAAATGAAGGCTCCTCTTTCTCCTAATACTATATTAACTATTCAATCTCCTCGCGATATAACTTCATTAGAAGAAATTTGTTCAAAACCAGCAAAACTATTTATGACTCTCGGATATTTTCAATTTTCTGGGAAATTATTTGCTTGCAGCTACTCACTCAATCTAAGAAATGATGAATATGCCATTGCTTCTATGGAGTCTTTTCATTTAGCAGATGATAACAATGGTATGAAGCAAGTTCTTTCAATGATTATTAATGAAGAAAAAAATAAGACAAAAAATCACAAAAAATGA
- a CDS encoding valine--tRNA ligase: protein MTKFEAFTKAFDPSQVEEKLRNYWNKNHFYKSTRNPNKKPYTIVMPPPNVTGDLTMGHMMFTLQDILIRWHRAKGFEACWIPGTDHASIATEAKVTNMLKEKGISKKEIGREKFLEHAWEWKEKYGGRIEGYLKTLGISCDWSRNTFTMDEKYSSAVIKGIVKLYKNGLIYKSHRLVNWCPVSQSVISDEEVLPEERNGSLWHIRYVVEDNPKESLIVATTRPETLFGDLAIAVHPSDDRYAHLIGKNVIVPICNRKIPIIADHYVEKDFGTGVLKITPAHDMNDFEVGKRHNLGLLNILHPDARLNDNVPESYRGLDRYVARKKLVIELEQVGLLDKIVPHKLVIGISERGNVPIEYYLSEQWYIKMDKMAEMTLDATRSGRLKLIPAHQEKTWEHWLTNIQDWCISRQLWWGHRLPIYTCDSCSHVHCEERAPLKCHKCGHGKLTQDEDVLDTWASSWLWPFGVHNWANPSEEEKLDLEYYYPTDVIVTGADIIFFWIARMVMAGEYFTQETPFKHCYFTPIVRDAKGRKMSKSLGNSPDVTGIMTKYGTDAMRFSLVNQIVTGQDIFWSDDCCELGKTFANKIWNATRFLTMNAEKLDINPANISFDNLKIRPNDEIMGWITSEFFDVVRKVHDNIARYEFSQYSSSMYEFIWMTYCDWFVELLKPRLSDENNKKLAGETLTLAFQIFDGILRIMHPIMPFITEEIWQQLNPNNNGTTLGFAKLPEVLPHMIDENSIQHMREVQAVVVAVRAIRGKFNIHPATELTVYLKDSQSRFGNLTPQMEALAKAKFYFATEQKGFCAPSLVNNSEIFVSLEGLVDRQAERDRLLKKIEKVTGTISGVEKRLSNTEFVKGAPMHILEGAKKQLADNQKELEMLQDSLKLL, encoded by the coding sequence GTGACCAAATTTGAAGCTTTTACAAAAGCCTTCGATCCTTCTCAAGTAGAAGAAAAATTACGCAACTATTGGAATAAAAATCACTTTTATAAATCTACCCGCAATCCTAACAAAAAACCTTATACCATTGTCATGCCCCCACCCAACGTCACGGGCGACCTCACCATGGGGCATATGATGTTCACGTTACAAGACATTCTTATTCGTTGGCACAGAGCCAAAGGGTTTGAAGCGTGTTGGATTCCCGGTACCGATCATGCCAGTATTGCTACCGAAGCAAAAGTAACAAATATGCTGAAAGAAAAAGGCATTTCTAAAAAAGAAATAGGGCGTGAGAAGTTCTTGGAACACGCGTGGGAGTGGAAAGAAAAATACGGTGGCCGTATTGAAGGTTATTTGAAAACTCTGGGTATCAGTTGTGATTGGTCACGAAATACGTTCACTATGGATGAAAAGTATTCTTCTGCGGTTATCAAAGGAATTGTGAAGCTTTATAAAAATGGCCTTATTTATAAAAGTCACCGTCTCGTCAATTGGTGTCCCGTAAGTCAATCCGTTATTTCCGATGAAGAAGTTCTTCCGGAAGAACGCAATGGTTCTCTCTGGCATATTCGTTACGTTGTTGAGGACAATCCCAAGGAAAGTCTTATTGTGGCGACAACACGTCCCGAAACTTTATTTGGGGATTTGGCCATAGCGGTGCACCCCAGTGACGATCGTTATGCGCATCTCATTGGAAAAAATGTTATTGTTCCTATTTGTAATCGAAAAATCCCTATTATTGCTGATCATTATGTTGAAAAAGATTTTGGAACGGGAGTTCTAAAAATCACACCGGCACATGACATGAATGACTTTGAAGTGGGGAAAAGACATAATTTAGGTTTATTGAATATTTTACATCCCGATGCGCGTTTAAACGATAACGTACCAGAATCTTATCGCGGATTAGATCGCTATGTGGCACGTAAAAAACTCGTCATAGAATTAGAACAAGTTGGATTATTAGATAAAATTGTTCCTCATAAACTTGTCATCGGTATATCAGAGCGCGGCAATGTTCCTATTGAGTATTATTTAAGTGAGCAATGGTACATTAAAATGGACAAAATGGCAGAAATGACATTGGATGCCACACGTTCTGGACGTCTCAAGTTAATTCCTGCGCATCAAGAAAAAACATGGGAACATTGGCTTACCAATATTCAAGATTGGTGTATTTCTCGTCAATTGTGGTGGGGACACCGCTTACCGATATATACTTGTGACAGCTGTTCTCACGTCCATTGTGAAGAACGGGCGCCTTTAAAGTGCCATAAGTGCGGTCATGGGAAACTCACTCAAGATGAAGACGTTCTTGATACCTGGGCCAGTTCCTGGCTCTGGCCTTTTGGCGTGCACAATTGGGCAAACCCTTCCGAGGAAGAAAAGCTTGATTTGGAATATTATTATCCCACAGATGTTATTGTGACAGGCGCCGATATCATCTTTTTCTGGATTGCACGCATGGTCATGGCAGGGGAGTATTTTACACAAGAAACGCCCTTTAAACATTGTTACTTTACGCCTATTGTCCGCGATGCTAAGGGAAGAAAAATGAGCAAATCTCTTGGCAATTCTCCCGATGTTACAGGAATTATGACAAAGTATGGCACCGATGCCATGCGTTTCTCTTTGGTAAATCAAATTGTCACAGGGCAAGATATTTTTTGGAGCGATGATTGCTGTGAACTTGGTAAAACATTTGCCAATAAAATTTGGAATGCCACACGATTTTTAACCATGAACGCAGAAAAACTCGATATCAATCCTGCAAATATCTCATTTGATAATCTTAAAATAAGACCCAATGATGAAATAATGGGATGGATTACCAGTGAATTTTTTGATGTTGTTCGTAAAGTTCACGATAATATTGCACGTTATGAATTTTCTCAATACTCAAGCTCAATGTATGAATTTATATGGATGACATATTGTGACTGGTTTGTGGAATTATTAAAACCACGTTTGTCCGATGAAAATAATAAAAAATTAGCAGGTGAAACTTTAACATTAGCATTCCAGATTTTTGATGGTATTCTTCGTATTATGCATCCTATAATGCCTTTTATTACAGAAGAAATTTGGCAACAATTAAATCCAAATAATAACGGAACAACTCTTGGTTTTGCGAAATTACCTGAAGTACTTCCTCATATGATTGATGAAAACTCCATTCAACACATGAGAGAAGTGCAAGCCGTTGTTGTTGCCGTCCGAGCGATTCGCGGTAAATTCAACATACATCCGGCAACTGAATTAACTGTTTACTTAAAAGATTCTCAATCTCGTTTTGGAAATTTAACTCCACAAATGGAAGCATTGGCGAAAGCAAAATTTTATTTTGCTACAGAACAAAAAGGCTTTTGTGCCCCTAGTTTGGTGAATAACTCTGAAATTTTTGTGAGTTTAGAAGGACTTGTGGATAGACAAGCGGAACGCGATCGTCTTTTAAAGAAAATTGAAAAAGTAACAGGAACTATTTCAGGAGTTGAAAAACGTCTGAGCAATACAGAATTTGTGAAAGGGGCTCCTATGCACATTCTGGAAGGCGCCAAAAAGCAACTTGCAGATAATCAAAAAGAACTTGAAATGTTGCAAGATTCGTTAAAGTTACTTTAA
- a CDS encoding OmpA family protein, translated as MNHSKIILLTSFFSVSLLTISCSSSNKSESSNTAAQTSDAKPAEVSKEQPGELKTIYFEFNKYNIKNDQKENTNQIVKYLKANPKIKVQIQGHTDNRGSSEYNMALGMKRAMSLKNYLTANKVTNDLDTISFGEEKPAVKGDTEEAWTKNRRGEVVQVK; from the coding sequence ATGAATCATTCTAAAATAATACTATTAACATCATTTTTTTCTGTTTCCTTATTAACTATAAGCTGTTCTAGTTCTAACAAAAGCGAAAGTAGTAATACAGCAGCACAAACATCTGATGCAAAACCAGCCGAAGTTTCTAAAGAACAACCGGGCGAGCTCAAGACTATTTATTTTGAATTTAATAAGTACAATATTAAGAATGACCAAAAAGAAAATACAAATCAGATTGTAAAATACTTGAAAGCAAACCCAAAAATTAAAGTTCAAATACAAGGACATACTGATAACCGAGGTTCGTCCGAATACAATATGGCATTAGGCATGAAAAGGGCGATGTCACTTAAAAATTATTTAACAGCAAACAAAGTGACTAATGACTTAGATACAATTAGTTTTGGAGAAGAAAAACCTGCGGTAAAAGGCGACACAGAAGAAGCTTGGACGAAAAATCGTCGCGGTGAAGTCGTACAGGTAAAATAA
- a CDS encoding TIGR00730 family Rossman fold protein — protein sequence MKRIAVFCGSNFGNKTIYRDVAKELGCLMAHRGISLVYGGGKVGLMGEIADSVLAQKGEVIGVMPQFLVDKEVAHKGLSELHVVQTMHDRKALMADLSSGFVALPGGFGTVEEFFEMITCLQLGLHKKPCAVLNVDGYFDSLFHFVDYSVTEGFIRLENSNLIIRENNPELLLDKMKNFKTNHVDKWI from the coding sequence ATGAAGAGAATAGCAGTTTTTTGTGGTTCAAATTTTGGGAATAAAACAATTTATCGAGATGTTGCGAAAGAGTTAGGGTGCCTCATGGCGCATCGGGGAATTTCCCTGGTCTACGGAGGTGGTAAGGTCGGTCTCATGGGTGAGATTGCCGATTCTGTCCTTGCTCAAAAGGGTGAAGTGATTGGTGTCATGCCGCAATTCCTGGTGGATAAAGAAGTAGCGCACAAAGGCCTTTCTGAATTACATGTTGTTCAAACAATGCATGATCGAAAAGCTTTAATGGCTGATTTATCCAGTGGATTTGTTGCTTTACCAGGAGGCTTTGGCACTGTTGAAGAGTTTTTTGAAATGATCACGTGTCTTCAGTTGGGCTTACATAAAAAACCTTGCGCCGTTTTGAACGTTGATGGTTATTTTGATTCCTTATTTCATTTCGTAGATTATTCTGTCACTGAAGGGTTTATCCGTTTAGAAAATTCAAATTTAATTATTCGTGAAAATAATCCTGAATTACTTTTAGATAAAATGAAGAATTTTAAGACTAATCATGTTGATAAATGGATTTGA
- a CDS encoding class I SAM-dependent methyltransferase: protein MNDILNISPKERFPNWVELYQENAVSNMPWFFEELDSDLKKFLQLKKINNGKFLDIGTGPGTQAVQLSQMGFDVTGTDIAESAIEKAKESYKEFKINFLQDDILNSKLQNKFDYIFDRGCFHVIAPEQRGVYVNNILKLLKSKGTLFLKCFHIDEPEREVGPWRLSEFDIQKIFNTYFHVQTMLKTTYQGNTSPLPKALFCTIIKKL, encoded by the coding sequence ATGAATGATATTTTAAACATCAGTCCCAAGGAACGTTTTCCAAATTGGGTTGAATTATACCAAGAAAATGCCGTATCTAACATGCCATGGTTTTTTGAAGAACTCGACTCTGATCTTAAAAAGTTTTTACAATTAAAAAAAATAAATAACGGCAAATTTTTAGATATAGGAACAGGACCAGGAACACAGGCTGTACAATTATCACAAATGGGTTTTGACGTTACAGGAACAGATATTGCAGAATCAGCAATCGAAAAAGCCAAAGAGAGCTATAAAGAATTTAAAATTAATTTTCTTCAGGATGATATTTTAAACTCGAAATTACAAAACAAATTTGATTATATTTTTGACCGGGGCTGTTTTCACGTTATAGCTCCAGAACAGCGCGGCGTGTATGTAAATAATATTTTAAAATTATTAAAATCTAAAGGAACATTATTTTTAAAGTGTTTTCATATTGATGAACCAGAGAGAGAAGTGGGGCCTTGGCGACTTTCTGAATTTGATATTCAAAAGATATTTAATACCTATTTTCATGTGCAAACAATGCTTAAAACAACTTATCAGGGAAATACAAGTCCGTTACCTAAAGCACTATTTTGCACAATAATAAAGAAATTATAA
- the rpsT gene encoding 30S ribosomal protein S20 — MANHVSSEKRARQTEVRRLRNRANMSAMKTTVKKVLEAVQKKDFSNIDALLRDAQSVIAKTRQKGSIHKNNMARRISRLNAFVNKARNAQ; from the coding sequence ATGGCTAATCATGTTTCTTCCGAAAAACGCGCTCGTCAAACTGAAGTACGTCGCCTTCGCAACCGCGCTAATATGAGCGCAATGAAGACGACTGTAAAAAAAGTACTCGAAGCAGTTCAAAAGAAAGATTTCTCTAATATCGATGCACTTTTACGTGATGCACAATCTGTTATTGCGAAAACACGTCAAAAAGGCTCTATTCATAAAAACAATATGGCACGCCGTATTAGCAGACTAAATGCATTTGTAAACAAAGCACGTAACGCTCAATAA
- a CDS encoding HPF/RaiA family ribosome-associated protein codes for MSIQVAAHGFDLTPALKDACEAETKDKLNSIALYHISTKWTLSIEREDQIAHLIWIDGIFNGNVTVKSSDMYNSIHQCAKKALEQMKKSHEKKQNHHHHKGSKLNFEVPVNEYES; via the coding sequence ATGTCAATACAAGTCGCTGCCCACGGATTCGATCTTACTCCCGCATTAAAAGACGCTTGTGAAGCAGAAACAAAGGATAAACTAAATTCTATTGCATTATATCATATTTCAACAAAATGGACTTTATCTATTGAAAGAGAAGATCAAATCGCTCATCTCATTTGGATAGACGGAATTTTTAATGGAAATGTTACCGTAAAATCTTCAGATATGTATAATAGCATTCATCAATGTGCAAAAAAAGCTCTTGAACAAATGAAAAAAAGTCATGAAAAAAAACAAAATCATCACCATCATAAAGGCAGTAAATTAAATTTTGAAGTCCCTGTAAACGAATACGAGTCATAA
- the orn gene encoding oligoribonuclease, translating to MKNLFWLDMEMSGLDHTKERILEVALLVTDLSMNVVKEYEAIVYQDQSILQGMDAWCTEHHGKSGLTAKVANGKPEVDVEKDLVKIIQEFSQNDRAVLAGNSIGQDRKFIDQWMPDFAKTLHYRMLDVSSFKILFEGIYNKKYDKKHKHRAIDDILESIGELKHYMQFIKI from the coding sequence ATGAAAAACTTATTTTGGCTTGATATGGAAATGTCAGGCTTAGATCATACTAAGGAACGGATATTGGAAGTGGCACTTCTTGTTACAGATCTCTCCATGAATGTCGTAAAAGAATATGAAGCCATTGTTTATCAAGATCAGAGTATTTTACAGGGTATGGATGCTTGGTGCACAGAACATCACGGTAAAAGTGGTTTGACAGCTAAGGTAGCAAATGGGAAACCCGAAGTTGATGTTGAAAAAGATCTTGTTAAAATTATTCAAGAGTTTTCGCAAAATGATCGCGCCGTGTTAGCAGGTAATTCCATAGGACAAGATAGAAAATTTATCGATCAGTGGATGCCTGATTTTGCAAAAACATTGCATTATCGAATGCTTGATGTTTCAAGTTTTAAAATTTTATTTGAAGGTATTTATAATAAAAAATATGATAAAAAGCATAAGCACAGAGCTATAGATGATATCTTGGAATCTATAGGTGAGTTAAAACATTATATGCAATTTATTAAAATTTAA
- a CDS encoding TM2 domain-containing protein, with amino-acid sequence MNRIHTDDNTKHCKDCGNIINMKAEICPQCGCRQIEAPYNTGRNRLAAALFAFFLGGFGVHKFYLGSVMLGVLYLLFCWTFIPTVIAFIEGILYLIMSDSEFNNKYNK; translated from the coding sequence ATGAATAGAATTCATACGGATGATAATACGAAACATTGCAAAGATTGCGGTAATATAATAAATATGAAGGCAGAAATCTGTCCACAATGTGGCTGTCGACAAATAGAAGCCCCTTATAATACCGGGCGCAATCGTTTAGCAGCGGCTCTTTTTGCTTTTTTTCTAGGTGGATTTGGTGTTCATAAGTTTTATTTAGGAAGCGTAATGCTGGGAGTTCTTTATCTTTTATTTTGTTGGACTTTTATCCCAACCGTCATAGCATTTATTGAAGGAATCTTATATTTAATTATGTCTGATAGTGAGTTCAATAATAAATATAATAAGTAA